The nucleotide window CTGGAGCGGGCGGGCCGACTTGGCGCCCGGCTGGTCACGCCGGACGACGAGGAGTGGCCGGCCCAGGTTGCCGACCTGGCCACGTTGCGTCTGCCGGACGCCAGCCGCCGGGTGGACGCCGAGACCGCCCCGCCGCTCTGTTTCTGGGTACGCGGAAGCTGGCAGCTCGGCGAGGCCCTGGATCGTTCGGTGGCCGTGGTGGGGGCGCGGGCCGCCACCGGCTATGGGCAGCACGTCGCGACCGAGTTGGGGTACGGGTTGGCAGAGCGGGACTGGACCGTCGTGTCCGGTGGCGCCTTCGGCATCGACGCCGCCGCCCACCGAGGCGCCCTCACCGCGGGTGGACTGACCGTCGCGGTGCTCGCCTGCGGGCTGGACCGTCCGTACCCGATGGGCAACGCGGCGCTCTTCGACCGGATCGCCGAGACGGGGCTGCTGGTCAGCGAGTGGCCGCCCGGTGCCGAGCCGCTGCGACCCCGGTTCCTGATCCGCAACCGGGTGATCGCCGCGGGCACCCGGGGCACCGTCGTGGTGGAGGCGTCGGCGCGCAGTGGCGCGACGCAGACCGCACGGCGGGCCATCCACGGCAATCGGGTGGCAATGGTGGTGCCGGGGCCGGTGACCTCGGCGATGTCCGTCGGCGCCCACGAGTTCCTGCGCGAGTTCCCTGACAAGGCCCGGCTGGTCACCGGGGTGGCGCACGTGCTGGAAGAGGTGGGCCGGATCGGCGCGGACCTGGCCCCGCTGGCCCGTGGACCACAGCGTGCCACCGACGCGCTGGACGACGACGCACGGTCGCTGCTGGAGGCGCTGCCCCGCCGAGGCGCGATGGGTGTGGACCGGCTCTCCTCGCGCGCCGGTGTCGACGTACGGACGGCGTTGCGCAAGCTGTCGCTGCTGGAGGAACTGTCCATGGTGGTCCGTCGCGACGACGGCTACGCCCTCGCGCCACCCGCCAAGCCCAAGCGAGGAGCGGCGGCGGACACGTCCGATCGGCCTGGTACCTGAGCGGATGCGTCACGGTCGTCCGGATGCCCGCACCCCCGCACGCTCGGGGCCCCGGCCAGCCGACACTGCCGGTACCGTGCCCGGTCATGGGTGCAATCAAGCCGTGGCACATCAGCGTTCTCTGCTGTCTCGTCGTGACCGCCGTGCTCGTTGTCGGCCTGGTCGTGTTCTTCATCAAGAGGAGCAACAGCCGGTAGCCGTGGCGAACACCGACACCAACACCGTCATGTCCGGTGCCGTACCCGGACCGGCCGTAGGCTGATGCCGTGCCAGCCGTGAGTGAGGGTGCCTGGGCCGTTGCACCGGCCGGCACGTTGGCGCGGCCACGATGAGTCGGCCCGACCGGGGCACCCGGGCCATGCACCAGGCACTCCCGCCGGCGCTGCGCGACGCGGTCGACGACTTCGCCGAGCACCTGTCCCGGGTCCGTAACCGGTCGGCGCACACCGTCCGCGCCTACGTCACCGATCTCGTCTCGCTTCTCGACCACGCCGTCCGGATGGGCTGCGTCGACCTCGCCGAGCTGGACCTGTCGGTGCTGCGTAGTTGGCTGGCGCGGCAGCGCACCACCGGTGCGGCCCGCACGTCGTTGGCCCGGCGGGCCGCGTCGGCACGGGCGTTCAGCGCCTGGGCACATCGGTCCGGGCTGCTCCCCGCCGACGTGGGCGCCGCGCTGGCCAGCCCTCGCGCGCACCGGGAACTGCCCAGCGTGCTGCGCGCCGACCAGGCCGCCGCGCTGGTCGAGGCGCCCGCCCGACGGGCACCACCCAGCGACCCGCCAGCGGAGCCGGGGGCGGGTGCCGCCGCCGCGGCGGTGCCGCTGCGGGACCGGGTGCTGCTGGAGCTGCTCTACGCCACAGGCGTACGGGTCAGCGAGGCGTGCGGGTTGGACGTCGGCGACGTCGACCACGGCCGGCGGGTGATCCGGGTGTTCGGCAAGGGCGGGCGGGAGCGCTCGGTGCCGTACGGGGTGCCCGCCCAGCGAGCGTTGGACGACTGGCTGCGCCGGGGCCGCCCGGCGATGGTGAGCGCCCGCTCCGGCGACGCGCTGCTGCTGGGCGCCCGGGGCGGTCGACTCAACCCGACGACGGCGCGTCAGATCGTCGGTGCGTACGCCGAGACGGCCGGGCTGCCCCGGACCAGCCCGCACGATCTCCGCCACTCCGCGGCCACCCACCTCCTGGAGGGTGGCGCCGACCTGCGCGCCGTGCAGGAGCTGCTCGGTCACTCGTCGCTGGCGAGTACGCAGATCTACACCCACGTGTCGGTCGAGCGGCTGCGCGCCGCGTACCGGCAGGCGCACCCGCGCGCCTAGACAAGGGCCGGAGGGCCCGCACGCGCGCCTGATCAAGGGCCGGAGGGTGCGCGAGCGCGGCGGTTACGATCATCACGTGAGCGTCCCGCAGCCCCCTGAGCCGATCCCGGGCGCCCGCCTGCTCTTCTCCCTGGACCCGGCGGTCAGCCACCTCAACCATGGTTCGTTCGGCGCGGTGCCGATCGGTGTGCAGCGCGCCCAGCAGCGGCTGCGCGACGAGATGGAGGCGAACCCGCTGCGCTTCTTCACCCAGGGGCTCGTCGACCGGATCGCGCACAGCCGCCGGCACCTCGCCGGGTTCCTGGGCGCCGACCCGGACGGCAGCGCCCTGGTGGGCAACACCACCACCGGCGTCGCCGTGGTGCTCCAGTCGGTGGGCCTGCAGGCCGGCGACGAGGTGCTGAGCACCGACCACGGGTACGGGGCGGTGAGCCTGGCCATCCAGCGCGAGTGCCGCCGTACCGGCGCGGTCAGCCGGGTCCTGCCGATCCCCCTGGCCGCCACCGACGAGCAGATCGTGCAGAGCATCCGGGACGGCCTGCGCCCCGGGCGGACCCGGCTGCTCGTCGTCGACCAGCTCACCTCGGCCACCGCCAAGCTCTTCCCGACCGCCGCCATCGTCGGGGTGGCCCGCGAACAGGGCGTGCCGGTCCTGGTGGACGCCGCGCACGCCCCGGGCATGCTGACCACCCCGGTGGCGAGCATCGGCGCGGACTTCTGGGTGGGCAACCTGCACAAGTGGGCGTACGCGCCGCGCGGCACGGCCCTGCTGGCGGTGGCACCGCAGTGGCGGGACCGGATCGAGCCACTTGTGGTGTCCTGGGAGCAGGAGTCGGGTTTCCCGGCCCGGCTCGAGTGGCAGGCGACTCTCGACTACACGCCCTGGCTGGCCGCCCCGGCGGGCCTGTTCACGATGCGCAGCCTCGGCGTCGACCGGGTGCGGGCGCACAACGCCGCGCTCGCCGCGTACGGCCAGCGGGTGGTGGGGGACGCTCTGGGGGTGGACCCCGCCGACCTGCCCGACCCCGGCGGGCCGGGGGTGGCTCTGCGTCTCATCCCGCTGCCGCTCGGCCTGGGCAGCACGATCGACGCGGCGCGGGCGTTGCAGACGCGGATCGGTGCGCGGCTCGCCGCCGAGGTGGCGGTGATGAGCTGGAGCGGCCGGGGGTGGCTGCGGCTCACCGGCCAGGTCTACAACGCCGCCGACGAGTACGAACGGCTGGCCGCACGGCTGCCGGCACTGCTCGCCCAGCGCTGACCGGACCTACCGCGAGCAACAGCACCGGGCCGACCGGGAGCAGGCGCACCGGGCCGAGGCCGAGCAGAGCCAGCGGGTCGAGATACTCCTCGCCCCGGCGCAGGCCCCAGTGCAGGCACGCCTCGGCCGGGCAACCCGGGTGCCCGGGCAGCAGCTCGCCCAGCGGTGCGCCGGCGGCGACCGGCTGGCCGGGGCGTACGCCGGGTTGGACCGGTTCGTGGGTGGTCCGCAGCCCGTCGGCGTGCCCCACGGTGACCACCGGTCGACCGGCCACCAGGCCGGCGTAGAGCACGGTGCCCGGCCCGGCGCTGCGGACCACCGCTCCGGCGGGGGCGGCCAGGTCGACGCCGCGATGCCCGGGTAGCCACGGTCGCGGCGGCCTGTCGAACCGGCGAACCGGACGGGGTGGCCCGTCGACCGGCCAGCGGAACCGTCCGGCGGGCGTCGGGGCGGCGACCGGCTCCCCCAGGACCGCGACCGGCATGGTCGGGGTCGGTGGTTGGCCGGGCGCCGCCGCTACCAGCACCGCCAGCCCGCAGAGCTGGACGGTCAGTGCGAGCGGAAGCGCGGCGCAGAGCAGCACCGTGCGGCGGATCGAACGGACGGGTGGCTGTCGCATGACGGCAGCCTCCGGCCGAGGCCGGGCCGACCGCCAGCCCCGCCGACGCGGCTGTGGACAACCGGAGGCGCTGTGGACGACCACCCGACGGCTCCGATGATCTGCTATGCCCGGGGCCGCCGAACGCCGTCCACGGCCCGTCGCGCCAAGGCCGCCGCACTTCCGCTGCCGTTTTCGGGCCGCCGCGCAGGGCCTAGGCTGGGCCGGGTACGGCGGGTGCCGCCGTCTGTACCGGGGAGGCCCCGCATGACCACTCTCGATGACCGGAAGCCGTCCTCCCGCGAGCCGACGCTGGCCGACGTGAGCGGCCCGTCCCGGCTCGCGGAGCCGGACGAGGCGATCAGCGCCGAGGAGTTGCAGCTCGCGGCCCGCAACCACGGCATTCCGTTGGAGGCGCTGCGCTACGACGTCACCCCGGCCGGGCTGCACTACCTGCTGATCCACTACGACATCCCGGAGCTCGACCCGGCGACGCACACGCTGACCATCGGCGGGGCGGTGGACCGGCCGCTGACTGTCACCCTCGCCGACCTGCGCGAGCGGCAACGGGTCACCCGACAGGTGACCCTGGAGTGCGCCGGCAACGGACGAGCCCTGCTGCACCCCCGGCCGGTCAGTCAGCCCTGGCTGGTCGAGGCGGTCGGCAACGCCAAGTGGACCGGCACCCCCCTCGCACCGCTGCTGCGGGAGTCGGGCATCGACCCGGACGCGGTGGACGTGGTCTTCACCGGCGCCGATCACGGTGTGGAGCGCGGGGTCGAGCAGGACTACCAGCGGGCGCTTCCGGTCGCCGACGCGCTGCGCGAGGAGGTGCTGCTGGCGTACGAGATGAACGGCGCTCCCCTGCTGCCGCAGCACGGCGCGCCGCTACGGCTGATCGTGCCGGGCTGGTACGGCATGGCGCACGTGAAGTGGGTCCACTCCGTCGAGCTGCGGACCGAGCCGTTCGAGGGGTACCAGAACGCGGTGGCCTACCGGGTACGCCGCGACGCCGACGATCCGGGCGTGCCGGTCACGCGGATCGAGCCGCGGGCAGTGGTCCGCCCGCCCGGCTTCCCCGACTTCATGTCCCGCCGCCGGGTGCTGCGACCCGGCCCATGCCTTCTGGATGGTCGGGCCTGGTCGGGGCACGCCCCGGTGGTCGCCGTGGAGGTGACCACCGACGGCGGGGAGAGCTGGGCGCCGGCCGAGCTGGACCCGACGGACGCGGGCGATTTCGCCTGGCGGCGCTGGCGATACGAGTGGGTAGCCGACCCCGGCCGGTACGTGCTCGGCGCGCGGGCGACCGACGCGTCCGGGCGGACCCAGCCGGTCGAGCAACAGTGGAACCGTGGCGGCTTCGCCAACAACATGGTGCAGCGGGTCGAGGTCGTGGTGCCGGCCGAGTGATCGGCGGCGGGTGTCACGCCACGGGTGGGGGGCCCGTGGCACGGCCCGGCGGCTCGGGTGCGCTCAGCCGCCGAAGCCGGAGTCGGCGGGCAGCGAGATGTCGGGCTTCTCCAACTCCTCGACGTTGACGTCCTTGAAGGTCATCACCCGGACGTTCTTCACGAAGCGGGCAGGACGGTACATGTCCCACACCCAGGCGTCGTGCATCTCGACCTCGAAGTAGACCTCGCCGTCGGAGTTACGCACGTGCAGGTCGACCTGGTTGGCCAGGTAGAACCGGCGCTCCGTCTCCACCACGTAGGAGAATTGGCGGACAATGTCGCGGTACTCCCGGTAGAGCTGCAGCTCCATCTCGGTCTCGTACTTCTCGAGATCTTCCGCGCTCATCGCACTCCGCCTTCCATGGCCACATCTTCCCCCACCGGCGTCGGAGGCCGAGGCTGCTCGCCCAACGCCACGCCGACGGTACCCCCTGACGCCCACGAGCGCTCCATCGGCTCATCCGGGCGGTGGCCGCCGGGCCGTCGAGCACGCGGCGGCCGGCCGTCGCGGCCGGAGACCGCGGCGACATTGACGTACGAGAACCGGTGCTCCCGGCACGGCCCGTGCTCCCGCAGCGCCGCCGAGTGCTCCGGGGTGATGTAGCCCTTGTGCTCGGCGAAGCCGTACGCCGGGAAGACCCCGTCCAGCTCCACCATGAGCCGGTCCCGCGTGACCTTGGCCAGGACACTGGCCGCCGCCACACACGCGGCCACCCGGTCGCCCTTCCACACCGCCAGCCCGGGAACACCCAGGCCGTCCACGCCGAAGCCGTCGGTCAGCACGTACTCCGGGCGGGTGGTGAGCGAGGCGAGCGCCCTGCGCATCGCGGCCAGGTTGCACACGTGCAGGCCGCGGGCGTCGACCTCCTCGGCCGGGATGACCACCACGGCGTACGCGAGCGCGCGGTCCACGACCTCCGCGTACACCCGTTCCCGGCTGGCCGGGGTGAGCAGCTTCGAGTCGGCCAGCCCCTCGACCTCGCCGCGCCGCCCCTCGGGCAGCACCGCCGCGGCGGCGACCAGCGGACCGGCGCACGCACCGCGGCCCGCCTCGTCGGCACCGGCGACGTGCCGGAAGCCACGTCGCTGCAACGCCCGCTCCAGGGCGTACAGGCCGGCCTCTCGGCGCACCACGGTGCGCGGCGGGGTCAGCACGACGCCTCGTCCTGGCCGGCGGTGGTCGACAGCCCGAGCCGGGTCAACAGGGCGGGCAACTCGGGCGGGTAGAACCGGTCCCCGCTGGCCACCAACTCGTCGGGACGCCACCAGTTGTGGTCGGCGATGCTGCGCCGCTCGATGTCGTTGAAGCCCGTGGTGTCCACGAGCCAGGAGTCCACCCGGAAGAGGAAGAAGTCCTGCTCCTGGCGGTACCAGACGCCGTCGAAGGAGAACTCGGTCGCGTCGGACCAGACCGGCTCACCCAACTCGGCCGGGTCGAGCCGCAGGCCGGTCTCCTCGGCCAACTCCCGGGCCGCGCCCGCCGCTGGGGACTCCAGCGGATCGAGCCCGCCGCCGGGAGTGAACCAGTAGCGGTGCTCGGGCCGGGCCGGGTCGAAGCCCTCGAACAGCAGGACCCGGCCGGCCGCGTCGACGAGCAGCACGCGGGCCGCACGTCGAGGGGTGTAGGCACGGTCGCCACTGCTCGCGCCTGCGGGGCTCGCAAGCTCACTCCTCGCGCTCACGGTCACCGCACCAGCCTGCCAGACCGACGACGGATCGCCCACGCCCCGTCTGCCTACGGCTTGGGAATGCCGTCGAACCCGTCGGGCACCGTGAGCCAGGTGGCCCGGTTGACCGGCCAGAAGACGGTGAACGCCCGCCCGACCACTGAGTCCTCGGGGATCGTGGCCTCGGTGATGTTCTGCTGGGACTGCTGCCAGTGCTCCAGCGAGTCGCCGGAGGCCGACCGGTGGTCGCCCATCACCCACAGCCGACCCTTCGGCACGGTGATGTCGAACTCCTGGTCGGCGGGCTTGTCGCGAATCCCGTCCATGGAGAAGATGTACGGCTCGTCCAACGACTTGCCGTTGATCATCAACCGTTCCTCCGGGTCGCAGCAGACCACGTGGTCGCCGGGGATGCCGATCACCCGCTTGATGAAGTCCTCCCCGTCGGGGTTGCCGCTCCACTCGGTCGGGGCCTTGAACACGATCACCTCGCCCCGGTGCGGTGATCGGAAGTCGTAGACCAGCTTGTTGACCAGCACCCGGTCATCGATCTTGAGAGTGTTCTCCATGGACGGGGAGGGGATGAAGAAGGTCTGCAGCACGAAGGCGCGGACCAGCACCGCGACCAGGATCGCCACACCCAGCAGGATCGGCAGCTCCTTCCAGAAGGAGCTGCGGGGCTTGTCGGTCTGCTCGTCAATCACGCCAAGGAGCCTACGTTGCCCGACTGGACGGCACCGTCCGGAACGCGCGGGAACCGCGTAGTGCGGCTGCCAGCGGAAGCATCAGCAGCACACCGCCCTCCGGAGTCGGTCGCACCGGAGGCGCAGCGGGGGACGCCGTGGCCGACCCGGACACGTCCTCGAACGTCGGCGGCACCGACAACGCGCTCCACCGCGACGAGGGCCAGACCACCATGAAGGCCCGGCCGACCACGTTCTCGATCGGCACCGGCCCCTGGCAACGCGCGTCCTGGGAGACCTCACGGTGGTCGCCCATCACGAAGATCTGACCGGGCGGCACGACGACCTCGTCGAAGCGCCGGGAGCGACACTCCGACGGGTTGGGGGGCAGATCCAGTGGGGAGTCCCGCAGGACGTACGGCTCATTGAGCGGCGTGCCGTTCACTGTGACCCGCCCCTGGCTGTCGCAGCACTTGACCCGGTCACCGGGGAGACCGATCACCCGCTTGATGAAGTCCTTCTCACCGGGGCGGCTCACCCCGATCAGATCGCCGACGGTCCGGGTGAGCCGGCCGGCGACACCGGGCTTCGGCTGATCGTCGACCTGCGGCGCCCAGCGGTCGGTGCCCCGGAAGACCACCACCTCGCCGCGCAGCGGGTCACGAACGTCGTAGACGACCTTGTTGACCAGCACCCGGTCACCGACGAGGAGGGTGTCCTCCATCGAGCCGGACGGGATGAAGAACGCCTGGAGCAGGAAGGTCCGGATCAGCACCGCGAGGCAGAACGCGACCACCAGCAGCAGCGGCAACTCCTGCCAGAGGGGCATCTGCCGGCGGGTGCGGCGAGCCCGTCGGCGCCACGGATCGACGGTGCCGTCCTCGTCAAGCGTCTGCACCACGCCACTCCCCGGTCCGCAGAAACACCACCGCCCGGGAGCCTCGTCGAGGCTCCACGGGCGGTAGTGGACAACTGCCCGCCACGTGGGCGGGACCGCTACCTCGCTGCGCCCGTACCGACCAGGGTAGTGCGCTCTGGTCGGTACGGCATACGCGCAGCTCGGGCAGCGTGGCGAGCGGGAAGTCAGCTGGGCTGCTTCTCCCGCTTCTCCTTGATCTTGGCCTTCTTGCCGCGCAGCTCGCGCAGGTAGTAGAGCTTGGCGCGACGCACGTCACCGCGGGTCACGATCTCGATCCGGTCGATGCCCGGGCCGTTGAGCGGGTAGGTCCGCTCGACGCCGACACCGAAGCTGACCTTGCGGACCGAGAAGGTCTCGCGCAGACCGTCACCCTGGCGGCGGATCACGACGCCCTGGAAGATCTGGACACGGGACCGGTTGCCCTCGACGACGCGGGCGTGCACCTTGACGGTGTCACCGGCCCGGAAGTCGGGAAGGTCGGTCCGCTTCGACTGGGCGTCAAGGGCGTCCAGGATGTTCATCGCTGCGTCCTCGTAAGGCTCACGGCGCACCGTCACTCGGTGCGCGGGTGGGTGATTCTGATTCCCGGGTGGTGATCGGCGGACCGACCCCCGGTCGGGGATCCTCGCAGCCGACCGCGGGCGCGGACGGATGCGGCAACCCCACTACTTTGCCACATCCCCCGGCGGAGGTTGAAATCCGGCCTGGTCGAGGGCCGCGATGTCCCGTTTGTCGAGCCGATCGGCGGGCAGCGCGGCCAGCAGGTCCGGACGGCGGGCCGCGGTCCGCAGCAGACCCTCCTCGCGCCGCCAGCGGGCGATCTTGCCGTGGTCACCGGAGCGGAGCACCTCCGGCACGTCGTGCCCACGCCAACTCGGCGGCTTGGTGTAGATCGGCGCCTCCAGCAGCCCGTGCGCGTGCGACTCCTCGTCCAACGAGCCCGCGTTGCCCAGCACCCCCGGCAGCAGCCGGGTGACCGCCTCCAGCATCACCAGGACCGCGACCTCGCCGCCGAAGAGCACGTAGTCACCGAGCGACACCTCGGTGACCGGCATCCGGGTGGCGGCGTGCGCCAGGACCCGCTGGTCGATCCCCTCGTAGCGGCCACAGGCGAAGAGCAGATGCGACTCGGCCGCCAACTCGTACGCCATGGCCTGGGTGAACGGGGCACCGGCCGGCGACGGCACCAGCAGCCGGGGCGGCGGGGCGTCGACCGGCGCGAGGGCGTCCAACGCCTCACCCCACGGCTCCGGGCGCATCACCATCCCCGGCCCGCCGCCGTAGGGGGTGTCGTCGACAGTGCGGTGCACGTCGTGGGTCCAGGTCCGCAGGTCGTGCACGGCGAGCTGGAGTACGCCGTTGGCCCGCGCCCGTCCGATCAGCGACAGGTCCAGCGGGGCGAAGTACTCCGGAAAGATCGACACGACGTCGACGCGCATGCGGGCTGGTCCTAAAGGTCGAGCAGTCCGGCTGGCGGGTCGACGACCACACGTCCGCCGGCCAGGTCGACCTCCGGAACGATCGCCCGGACGAACGGGATCAACGCGGTACGCCCCTCGGGGCGCCGCAACACCAGCAGGTCGGACGAGGGAGCGTGGTCGATGCGGGCGACCTCACCCAGGCGTTCGCCGGCGGGGGTCACCACGGCCAACCCGACCAGCTGGTGGTCGTGGAACTCCTCCGGGTCGTCCGGTGGGGCCACGTCGGCGCTGTCCACCACGAGCAGCGTCCCACGCAGCGCCTCGGCGGTGTTGCGGTCCAGGATGCCGTCGAACGCGATAAGCACCCGGCCCTGGTGGAAGCGGGCTTCCTCGATGGTCAGCTCCGCCGGAACCCGGAACGGCACGCCGGGCTCGTCGGTGGCTGGAGGGGGTGTCGCCCCTGGCTCAGTGCGGAGCACTGTGCCAGGGGCGAACCGTGCCTCGGGCTCGTCGGTCCGCACTTCCACGGTGACCTCACCGCGGACACCGTGCGGCTTGCCGATCCTGCCGATGACGAGCTGCATCAGTACGAGTCGACGATGTCGACGCGGACTCCGCGCCCGCCGATGGAGCCGATCACCTGGCGCAGCGCCTTGGCGGTCCGGCCGGACCGCCCGATCACAGTGCCGAGGTCCTCGGGGTGCACGCGGACTTCGAGCCGCTTGCCCCGACGGGAATCGACAAGCCGCACCCGGACGTCATCCGGGTGGTCGACGATGCCCTTGACCAGGTGCTCCAACGCCGGACGCAGTGGCATGTCAGGCCTGCTCACCGGCGTCGGCAGCGGCCGGGGCCTCGGCCGGAGCCTCGGTCTTCGGCGCCTCGGCCGTCGGAGCCTCAGCCGCAGCCTCGGTCTTCGGCGCCTCGGTCTTCGCAGCCTCGGTCTTCGGAGCCTCGGTCTTCGGAGCCTCGGCAGCCTTGGCGGCCTTCTTGGCCGGCTTGGCCGGGGTCTCCGGGGCGAGCCCGGCGGCGGCCTTCGCCTCAGCCTCGTACGCCGCCTTGCGGTCGGCCCGCTCGGGGGCGACCAGGAGCGGCGGCGGGGCGGGCAGGCCCTTGTACTTCTGCCAGTCACCGGTCAGCTCCAGCAGCCGCTGCACCGCCTCGCTCGGCTGGGCGCCGACGGACAGCCAGTACTGGACCCGCTCCGACTTGACCTCGATGATCGAGGGGTCTTCCTTGGGCTGGTAAATCCCGACGAACTCGATCGCCCGACCGTCGCGCTTGGTGCGCGAGTCGGCGATGACGATGCGGTACTGCGGGTTGCGGATCTTGCCCATCCGCAGGAGCCGGATCTTTACGGCCACAGTTGTTTCGCTCCTGTTGCGATCTCACCGGCCCAAACGGGCGGTGTGCATGGGTGAGCGCCGACCGGACCCGTGGGGTTGGGCCGGAGACTACTCGGTGGACTGGCAACGCGCCTGGGTTAGAGGGCGCCGGACGCGCGCCGGATACCAGCGACCCATTCTGCCAGATGAAGCGCCGATCACTCACACCGGAGCCCCAGACCGGCCCGCCCGACGCCGCTACGTGACCGACATCACTCTGCCTTCGGGGTCCACGGGGCCCGGCAACCCGGGGGTGGCCAGCCAACCCAGCAGCTCGCGGGCCGGACCGGCGGGCACGATCCGCAGCGCCTCTCGCGCCCGTTGGGCGTGTTCGGCGATCAGGCCGAGCAGACCGGCCACCCGGGGGTCGTCGGGCGCAACCGCCCCGGGCTGCGCCGCCCCACCCCACCGGGACGCCCCTGCCAGCTCCCGAAGCTGCTCGCCGAGGGCGTGGGCCGCGCCGACCTCACGACCGTACGTGGCCAGCGCGTTCACCACCGGAACCCGGGCGCCTCCGAGCCGGCCGCCGAGCCGACACGGCAACTCGAACGCGATGGCGGCGCGCCCGGCCAGGACGGCACCGCCGGCTCCCCCGCCCGACGACGGGTCGTCGCGCAACTCCTGAGCCCGACCTTCACAGGCCACTGTCAACGCCTCGGCGAACTCGGCGACCACCGGGCCGCCGCCCTGCGCGGCGAACTC belongs to Micromonospora ureilytica and includes:
- a CDS encoding DNA-processing protein DprA, with the translated sequence MSAEEERRLARVALTWLAEPGTRAVHHLVDRHGPVATLELLLDGGSPDGWLHTTVAARSAAGDARAVAAEALERAGRLGARLVTPDDEEWPAQVADLATLRLPDASRRVDAETAPPLCFWVRGSWQLGEALDRSVAVVGARAATGYGQHVATELGYGLAERDWTVVSGGAFGIDAAAHRGALTAGGLTVAVLACGLDRPYPMGNAALFDRIAETGLLVSEWPPGAEPLRPRFLIRNRVIAAGTRGTVVVEASARSGATQTARRAIHGNRVAMVVPGPVTSAMSVGAHEFLREFPDKARLVTGVAHVLEEVGRIGADLAPLARGPQRATDALDDDARSLLEALPRRGAMGVDRLSSRAGVDVRTALRKLSLLEELSMVVRRDDGYALAPPAKPKRGAAADTSDRPGT
- a CDS encoding tyrosine recombinase XerC; protein product: MSRPDRGTRAMHQALPPALRDAVDDFAEHLSRVRNRSAHTVRAYVTDLVSLLDHAVRMGCVDLAELDLSVLRSWLARQRTTGAARTSLARRAASARAFSAWAHRSGLLPADVGAALASPRAHRELPSVLRADQAAALVEAPARRAPPSDPPAEPGAGAAAAAVPLRDRVLLELLYATGVRVSEACGLDVGDVDHGRRVIRVFGKGGRERSVPYGVPAQRALDDWLRRGRPAMVSARSGDALLLGARGGRLNPTTARQIVGAYAETAGLPRTSPHDLRHSAATHLLEGGADLRAVQELLGHSSLASTQIYTHVSVERLRAAYRQAHPRA
- a CDS encoding aminotransferase class V-fold PLP-dependent enzyme; translated protein: MSVPQPPEPIPGARLLFSLDPAVSHLNHGSFGAVPIGVQRAQQRLRDEMEANPLRFFTQGLVDRIAHSRRHLAGFLGADPDGSALVGNTTTGVAVVLQSVGLQAGDEVLSTDHGYGAVSLAIQRECRRTGAVSRVLPIPLAATDEQIVQSIRDGLRPGRTRLLVVDQLTSATAKLFPTAAIVGVAREQGVPVLVDAAHAPGMLTTPVASIGADFWVGNLHKWAYAPRGTALLAVAPQWRDRIEPLVVSWEQESGFPARLEWQATLDYTPWLAAPAGLFTMRSLGVDRVRAHNAALAAYGQRVVGDALGVDPADLPDPGGPGVALRLIPLPLGLGSTIDAARALQTRIGARLAAEVAVMSWSGRGWLRLTGQVYNAADEYERLAARLPALLAQR
- a CDS encoding murein hydrolase activator EnvC family protein, with the protein product MRQPPVRSIRRTVLLCAALPLALTVQLCGLAVLVAAAPGQPPTPTMPVAVLGEPVAAPTPAGRFRWPVDGPPRPVRRFDRPPRPWLPGHRGVDLAAPAGAVVRSAGPGTVLYAGLVAGRPVVTVGHADGLRTTHEPVQPGVRPGQPVAAGAPLGELLPGHPGCPAEACLHWGLRRGEEYLDPLALLGLGPVRLLPVGPVLLLAVGPVSAGRAVPAAVRPAVRTRRRRCRPGR
- a CDS encoding sulfite oxidase, with product MTTLDDRKPSSREPTLADVSGPSRLAEPDEAISAEELQLAARNHGIPLEALRYDVTPAGLHYLLIHYDIPELDPATHTLTIGGAVDRPLTVTLADLRERQRVTRQVTLECAGNGRALLHPRPVSQPWLVEAVGNAKWTGTPLAPLLRESGIDPDAVDVVFTGADHGVERGVEQDYQRALPVADALREEVLLAYEMNGAPLLPQHGAPLRLIVPGWYGMAHVKWVHSVELRTEPFEGYQNAVAYRVRRDADDPGVPVTRIEPRAVVRPPGFPDFMSRRRVLRPGPCLLDGRAWSGHAPVVAVEVTTDGGESWAPAELDPTDAGDFAWRRWRYEWVADPGRYVLGARATDASGRTQPVEQQWNRGGFANNMVQRVEVVVPAE
- a CDS encoding DUF2469 domain-containing protein — its product is MSAEDLEKYETEMELQLYREYRDIVRQFSYVVETERRFYLANQVDLHVRNSDGEVYFEVEMHDAWVWDMYRPARFVKNVRVMTFKDVNVEELEKPDISLPADSGFGG
- a CDS encoding ribonuclease HII, with the protein product MLTPPRTVVRREAGLYALERALQRRGFRHVAGADEAGRGACAGPLVAAAAVLPEGRRGEVEGLADSKLLTPASRERVYAEVVDRALAYAVVVIPAEEVDARGLHVCNLAAMRRALASLTTRPEYVLTDGFGVDGLGVPGLAVWKGDRVAACVAAASVLAKVTRDRLMVELDGVFPAYGFAEHKGYITPEHSAALREHGPCREHRFSYVNVAAVSGRDGRPPRARRPGGHRPDEPMERSWASGGTVGVALGEQPRPPTPVGEDVAMEGGVR
- a CDS encoding NUDIX hydrolase yields the protein MLLVDAAGRVLLFEGFDPARPEHRYWFTPGGGLDPLESPAAGAARELAEETGLRLDPAELGEPVWSDATEFSFDGVWYRQEQDFFLFRVDSWLVDTTGFNDIERRSIADHNWWRPDELVASGDRFYPPELPALLTRLGLSTTAGQDEASC
- the lepB gene encoding signal peptidase I — protein: MIDEQTDKPRSSFWKELPILLGVAILVAVLVRAFVLQTFFIPSPSMENTLKIDDRVLVNKLVYDFRSPHRGEVIVFKAPTEWSGNPDGEDFIKRVIGIPGDHVVCCDPEERLMINGKSLDEPYIFSMDGIRDKPADQEFDITVPKGRLWVMGDHRSASGDSLEHWQQSQQNITEATIPEDSVVGRAFTVFWPVNRATWLTVPDGFDGIPKP
- the lepB gene encoding signal peptidase I, with product MVQTLDEDGTVDPWRRRARRTRRQMPLWQELPLLLVVAFCLAVLIRTFLLQAFFIPSGSMEDTLLVGDRVLVNKVVYDVRDPLRGEVVVFRGTDRWAPQVDDQPKPGVAGRLTRTVGDLIGVSRPGEKDFIKRVIGLPGDRVKCCDSQGRVTVNGTPLNEPYVLRDSPLDLPPNPSECRSRRFDEVVVPPGQIFVMGDHREVSQDARCQGPVPIENVVGRAFMVVWPSSRWSALSVPPTFEDVSGSATASPAAPPVRPTPEGGVLLMLPLAAALRGSRAFRTVPSSRAT
- the rplS gene encoding 50S ribosomal protein L19 → MNILDALDAQSKRTDLPDFRAGDTVKVHARVVEGNRSRVQIFQGVVIRRQGDGLRETFSVRKVSFGVGVERTYPLNGPGIDRIEIVTRGDVRRAKLYYLRELRGKKAKIKEKREKQPS